One Prolixibacteraceae bacterium DNA segment encodes these proteins:
- the recN gene encoding DNA repair protein RecN, with protein sequence MLKHLSISNYAIISDLSLDLGNGFSIITGETGAGKSIILGALSLLMGARADVSVLKDKQSKCILEAQFDVDAYGLQSLFELYDLDWDSICVIRREITPKGKSRAFVNDSPVSLKVLKEVSGRLIDIHAQNEALKMNESDFQYEVLDSSLADTCLLANYKSCYNQWRKITLDLKEKETALEKACADFDYYQFQVDQLSEASLKDGEQEELEQKRDSMENAEAIHSALYQTANGLSMDDVGITSRIKEIYHLISKVEDHSPEVKELSSRIENALYELRDIANESESLTTSFIFNPVELEDINQRLDLIYTLEQKHRVNSVAELLDIEYNFSQKIGSVSDLEESIASLKSDLELKLVELTHLASCLTDSRMGIVEAVEIYVHDILQDLGMPNAQFKVKIDIQDGFNQWGQNNIEFLLSANKNQLLEPVNKVASGGEISRLMLALKSLLAQKKALPTLIFDEIDTGISGDIARKMGLLLRKMGTCMQVINITHLPQVASLGDHHFFVYKSDSKTETNSHIRELNYDERIVEIAKMLSGEVVTEAALNNAKELLIVS encoded by the coding sequence ATGCTCAAACATCTTTCTATTTCAAACTATGCGATTATATCAGATTTGTCTCTCGATCTTGGGAATGGTTTTTCAATCATTACTGGAGAAACAGGTGCTGGTAAGTCTATCATTTTAGGTGCTCTTTCTCTTTTGATGGGTGCACGTGCAGATGTATCTGTCTTAAAAGACAAGCAGAGTAAATGTATTCTTGAGGCTCAATTTGATGTTGATGCTTATGGTTTACAGTCTCTTTTCGAATTATATGATCTGGATTGGGATTCAATTTGTGTGATTCGTCGTGAAATAACCCCAAAGGGTAAGTCTCGAGCATTTGTGAATGATAGCCCTGTAAGTCTTAAAGTACTGAAAGAGGTTTCTGGAAGGCTTATTGATATTCATGCGCAAAATGAAGCATTGAAGATGAATGAATCGGATTTTCAATATGAAGTATTGGATTCATCTTTGGCAGATACTTGTTTGCTTGCAAATTACAAATCATGTTATAACCAGTGGCGAAAAATTACTTTAGATCTAAAAGAGAAAGAAACTGCTTTAGAGAAGGCATGTGCCGATTTTGACTATTATCAGTTTCAAGTAGATCAGTTAAGTGAAGCTTCATTAAAAGATGGAGAACAAGAAGAACTAGAGCAAAAGAGAGATTCAATGGAAAATGCTGAGGCGATTCATTCTGCTCTTTATCAGACGGCGAACGGGCTCTCAATGGATGATGTGGGGATTACTTCTCGTATTAAAGAGATCTATCATCTTATTTCTAAAGTAGAGGATCACTCTCCTGAGGTGAAAGAACTGAGTAGCCGTATTGAGAATGCGTTATATGAACTTCGTGATATAGCGAATGAATCTGAATCCCTGACTACTAGTTTTATTTTCAACCCAGTAGAATTGGAGGATATCAATCAACGTCTTGATTTGATCTATACATTAGAGCAGAAGCATAGAGTGAATAGTGTTGCTGAGCTTTTAGATATTGAGTATAATTTTTCTCAAAAGATTGGTTCTGTATCCGATCTTGAGGAGAGTATCGCTTCGTTAAAAAGTGATTTAGAATTGAAATTGGTAGAGTTGACTCACTTGGCATCATGTCTAACAGATTCAAGAATGGGTATAGTGGAAGCTGTTGAGATATATGTACATGATATACTTCAAGATCTGGGGATGCCAAATGCCCAATTTAAAGTTAAAATAGATATTCAAGATGGATTCAACCAATGGGGACAGAACAATATTGAATTTTTACTTTCAGCAAATAAGAATCAACTATTGGAACCAGTAAATAAGGTTGCATCAGGTGGCGAAATTTCTCGTTTAATGTTAGCATTAAAATCACTTTTAGCACAGAAAAAAGCACTTCCTACGTTGATTTTTGATGAGATTGATACAGGTATTTCTGGAGATATCGCAAGAAAGATGGGATTATTACTAAGAAAAATGGGGACATGTATGCAGGTTATCAATATCACTCATCTTCCTCAGGTTGCCTCTCTTGGAGATCATCACTTTTTTGTTTATAAATCCGATTCAAAGACGGAGACCAACTCACATATTCGAGAGCTTAATTATGATGAGCGTATCGTGGAAATTGCAAAAATGCTCAGTGGAGAGGTGGTTACTGAAGCAGCTTTGAACAATGCAAAGGAGTTATTGATTGTTTCATAA
- a CDS encoding ISAs1 family transposase produces the protein MDNDLSSAEIRRFYEKLQVKLVDNRSHVGLKHELAFVITLFIISILTSYGHLSMNKIHRNMVRHYEKLCICLHKDIDSCISRVQLTRILSEFDYDSFLTICDEVYSSTEWISIDGKELRGSIDSKSNKKRGLSIVYSIGHNTNIQQLLGFYDGTKESEKNIVYDHILELPEKAKVTLDAMHNSENLLSNIHQNSRFYLTQIKSNQQKLKDDLVHTSNHIKVDDVMTEIDKSHGRIDSRRYEIYPINTEMLDPRWCNSGICNMIKVTRESYNVKRDKRSTETRYYITNYNGKIDEIAGAIRGHWKIEIMNRIRDVNFGEDKLKSLDHGLQKSISSIMLFICSKLMEINSYNNLNILREELVHNTDKIHDVFAA, from the coding sequence ATGGATAACGACCTTTCAAGTGCCGAAATTAGAAGATTTTATGAGAAATTACAAGTCAAATTGGTAGATAATAGGAGTCATGTAGGACTTAAGCACGAATTGGCTTTTGTTATCACTCTTTTTATTATCTCAATTCTGACAAGTTATGGTCATCTAAGTATGAATAAAATTCATCGCAATATGGTTCGTCATTACGAGAAACTATGTATCTGTTTGCATAAAGATATCGACAGTTGTATAAGTCGAGTTCAGTTAACAAGAATCCTATCTGAATTTGATTATGATTCCTTTTTGACAATTTGTGATGAAGTATACTCTTCTACAGAATGGATATCTATTGATGGGAAGGAACTTCGAGGAAGTATAGATTCTAAAAGCAATAAAAAGAGAGGGTTAAGTATTGTTTATTCTATTGGTCATAACACAAATATACAGCAGTTATTAGGCTTTTATGATGGAACAAAAGAGAGTGAAAAGAACATTGTTTATGATCATATTCTTGAGTTGCCAGAGAAGGCAAAGGTAACACTAGATGCAATGCATAATTCAGAAAATCTGTTGTCTAATATTCACCAAAATAGTCGATTCTATTTAACTCAAATAAAGTCCAATCAGCAGAAATTAAAGGATGACTTAGTACATACATCCAATCATATAAAAGTAGATGATGTGATGACAGAAATAGACAAGTCACATGGAAGAATAGACTCTAGGAGGTACGAAATATACCCAATAAATACAGAAATGTTAGATCCTAGATGGTGTAATAGTGGCATATGTAATATGATTAAAGTGACAAGAGAGAGTTATAATGTAAAGAGAGATAAAAGGAGTACAGAAACACGATATTATATCACAAATTATAATGGGAAAATTGATGAAATTGCTGGAGCTATTAGAGGTCATTGGAAAATAGAAATAATGAATCGTATTCGTGATGTTAATTTTGGAGAAGACAAATTAAAGTCTTTAGATCATGGATTGCAAAAATCGATATCCTCTATTATGTTATTTATATGCAGTAAGTTAATGGAAATAAATAGTTACAACAACTTAAATATTTTAAGAGAAGAACTT
- a CDS encoding arylsulfatase — protein MKHLILKSFVASQVLLFGAADAFSQESTNPNVIFILADDLGYGDVGYLGQSKFPTPNIDKLVSKGVVFTQHYSGSTVCAPSRSALLTGFHTGHTPIRGNAEVRPEGQKPIPSSSFTMGELFQKHGYYTGVFGKWGLGYPGSEGVPSKQGFDYFYGYNCQRMAHNYFPEYLWENNHKVELKGNLNNQTNDYAVDLIHDKAIDFIREHKNEPFFMYYATPLPHAELFMPEKYIDPFKGKYLPEKKYKGVDSGPMLKQGGYRSQNNCHATFAAMVTLLDKQVGDIMAEVKRQGLEKNTIIVFTSDNGPHMEGGADPRYFDSNGPFKGFKRDLYEGGIHVPMAIVWEGKIAKGSSSDHLSAFWDYMPTFAELLDDDTDISYDGVSMLPSILDKGRQKNHDLLYWEFHGVNGRIACRKGKWKLVIYDVTKAKDSKIFLYNLKSDPYEKTDLAASHPSIVKRMLKEVKASHTNSKLFPMNSIYF, from the coding sequence ATGAAACATTTAATATTAAAGTCTTTTGTGGCGTCCCAAGTCTTATTATTTGGAGCTGCTGATGCTTTTTCTCAGGAGAGTACTAACCCCAATGTCATTTTTATCCTTGCTGATGATTTAGGATATGGAGATGTCGGGTATCTTGGTCAATCTAAGTTCCCAACACCCAATATTGATAAGCTTGTTTCAAAAGGAGTTGTTTTTACACAACACTACTCTGGATCTACGGTGTGTGCTCCTTCACGCTCTGCTTTGCTAACAGGATTTCATACGGGACATACCCCTATACGGGGAAATGCAGAGGTAAGGCCTGAAGGACAGAAACCAATTCCCTCTTCTTCTTTCACTATGGGAGAACTATTTCAAAAGCATGGTTACTATACAGGAGTTTTTGGAAAATGGGGGTTAGGATATCCAGGATCAGAAGGAGTGCCATCTAAACAAGGGTTTGACTACTTCTATGGTTATAACTGTCAGAGAATGGCACATAATTACTTTCCCGAATATCTTTGGGAAAATAACCATAAGGTAGAGTTGAAAGGCAATCTTAACAATCAAACGAATGATTATGCCGTAGATCTTATTCATGATAAGGCCATTGATTTTATTCGTGAGCATAAGAATGAGCCTTTTTTTATGTACTATGCAACACCACTACCTCATGCTGAACTTTTTATGCCAGAGAAGTATATTGATCCATTTAAAGGGAAATACCTTCCAGAGAAGAAATATAAGGGGGTTGACTCTGGTCCAATGCTAAAACAGGGTGGCTATCGTTCACAGAATAATTGTCATGCTACTTTTGCTGCAATGGTCACTTTATTAGACAAACAGGTTGGTGATATCATGGCTGAAGTGAAGCGTCAAGGTTTAGAAAAGAATACAATTATTGTCTTTACCTCAGATAATGGTCCTCATATGGAAGGAGGTGCCGATCCAAGATATTTTGATAGCAATGGTCCATTTAAAGGATTTAAAAGAGATCTATATGAAGGAGGTATTCACGTACCGATGGCAATTGTTTGGGAAGGTAAAATAGCTAAAGGTAGTTCATCTGATCACTTATCCGCTTTTTGGGATTATATGCCGACTTTTGCCGAGCTATTAGATGATGATACAGATATTTCTTATGATGGAGTGTCTATGTTACCTTCTATATTAGATAAGGGGCGACAAAAGAATCATGACCTTCTTTATTGGGAATTTCATGGTGTTAACGGTCGTATTGCTTGCCGTAAAGGAAAATGGAAACTCGTTATCTATGACGTGACAAAGGCGAAAGATTCAAAAATATTTTTATATAATCTAAAGAGTGATCCTTATGAAAAGACTGATTTGGCTGCTAGTCATCCGTCTATTGTAAAAAGAATGTTGAAAGAAGTGAAAGCATCTCATACTAATAGTAAGTTATTCCCAATGAATAGTATCTACTTTTAA
- a CDS encoding ComEC/Rec2 family competence protein: protein MTSKPAPIISLCIMFSFGLIAVAYQFNHLAIIIGIGCILLLLFMMQSKSLSLQYILLHLGIFTLGYLHYPNNLFKMPEKERCLLKVIQKEKEGKHSNAYLVELLNSQTKIILITRRKHKINKGEIISANIQPFKKKICSVKNNDRYQHYLHSKNIVSSYYGYYIKKISTNNIPHTHHPLKEFVARQWNNEVLTEEQSALYNALLLGDRSKLERDKTDLFRRLGISHVLAMSGLHISIIWTLIMLILFPLRKLYWGKKIAMILSGVAVLIYVNMIHVTPSLERATWMLLIGILFTLSSKQKSPLHIWSLIVCIILIIKPYIITSVSFQLSIAAVLGIIYFVPMIESKMYKNKTSPMIIRMILASVGAQIATFPLVLYYFNQWNPLSIIWNLIAIPFVTLEIYSGFILLLLPHNLDLLLSNIINRCTEIFFNLCHYIDSIFPHGLQSFNINILQSIILLFTIIVLSIPLRKQYRRGCIYVLLVVWAIVIPIPNSRPIIVWKNNATEHWVMIIKRDRAKLWVKPTQTHPNIPYYKEKIIPFLTSYQKPFSKEITLSIDSTSIEENGIIEEYPYLIFINDRYPRSVKIFQKDCKTNTWTIENIDQTIPWQENKIFPSQTKQLNNSLSNYITNQ from the coding sequence ATGACATCAAAACCAGCACCAATAATAAGCCTCTGTATAATGTTTAGCTTTGGGTTAATTGCAGTAGCTTATCAGTTTAACCATTTGGCAATAATTATAGGGATTGGTTGTATCTTATTACTGTTGTTTATGATGCAATCCAAAAGCCTTTCATTACAATATATACTACTCCATTTAGGTATATTTACATTGGGATATCTTCACTATCCAAACAATTTATTTAAGATGCCCGAAAAAGAGAGATGTCTACTTAAGGTTATTCAAAAAGAGAAAGAAGGAAAACATTCAAATGCATATCTCGTAGAACTATTAAATAGTCAGACAAAGATTATACTTATTACAAGAAGAAAGCATAAGATCAATAAAGGAGAAATAATATCTGCGAACATTCAACCTTTCAAAAAAAAAATATGTTCGGTTAAAAATAATGACAGATACCAACATTACTTACACAGCAAAAATATAGTCTCTTCTTATTATGGATATTACATAAAAAAAATATCTACAAATAATATTCCCCATACACACCATCCCTTAAAAGAGTTCGTTGCCAGACAATGGAATAACGAGGTGCTAACAGAAGAACAGAGTGCATTATATAATGCACTATTATTGGGTGATAGAAGTAAGTTAGAAAGAGATAAGACAGATCTTTTTAGGAGACTCGGAATATCACATGTTCTTGCCATGTCCGGACTGCATATAAGTATTATCTGGACCTTAATAATGCTTATACTATTTCCACTAAGGAAATTATATTGGGGCAAAAAAATAGCAATGATACTTTCAGGTGTCGCAGTTCTGATATATGTAAATATGATCCATGTAACTCCCTCATTAGAACGAGCAACATGGATGCTTTTAATTGGAATACTATTCACCCTTTCATCAAAACAAAAATCGCCTTTACATATCTGGTCATTGATTGTCTGTATTATACTGATTATCAAACCATATATTATCACCTCAGTCTCCTTTCAACTGTCTATAGCGGCAGTTTTGGGTATTATATATTTTGTCCCTATGATTGAGAGTAAAATGTATAAGAACAAGACTTCTCCAATGATAATAAGGATGATTTTAGCCTCTGTAGGAGCACAAATAGCAACATTTCCACTTGTATTATACTATTTCAATCAATGGAATCCTCTATCCATAATATGGAATCTTATTGCAATCCCATTTGTCACCCTAGAGATATACTCAGGATTTATACTATTACTACTGCCTCATAATTTAGACCTACTTCTATCCAATATCATAAATAGATGTACTGAAATATTCTTTAATTTATGTCATTATATAGACTCAATATTTCCGCACGGGTTACAGTCATTTAACATAAACATACTACAGTCAATCATACTTTTGTTCACTATTATTGTTTTATCTATTCCATTAAGAAAACAATATAGAAGAGGTTGCATTTATGTGCTTTTAGTTGTTTGGGCAATAGTGATTCCAATTCCAAACAGTAGGCCTATAATTGTCTGGAAGAATAATGCGACAGAACATTGGGTAATGATTATAAAAAGAGACAGAGCTAAATTATGGGTAAAACCAACACAAACACATCCAAATATCCCCTATTACAAAGAGAAAATCATCCCATTTTTAACTTCTTATCAAAAACCTTTTTCAAAAGAGATAACTCTGTCTATTGACTCTACTTCTATTGAAGAAAACGGAATAATTGAAGAATATCCGTACCTAATATTTATAAATGATCGATATCCTCGTTCAGTTAAGATATTTCAGAAAGACTGCAAAACGAACACATGGACAATTGAAAATATAGATCAAACAATTCCATGGCAGGAAAACAAAATATTCCCATCCCAAACAAAACAGTTAAATAATTCTTTAAGTAATTATATTACGAACCAATAA
- a CDS encoding helix-turn-helix transcriptional regulator, whose product MQVQVKLNMKVYYCFGDYINIAKALREAVFVITPWGEILYCNSYGIHMFGYDSLEHIRNFRVKDLVPDEFAVYFPNEISDEHLTNNEYLDRVNKKFEGTEFGSYVKTIKIVIDNTIYIETRVRYRDVVDESNLSRDKLEQQVQLLSCELNAERNRLIRFVGNKEMKYWDHILVRKLLNYEPTLSESECKLASMIYHNFNSHEIAQNLNIATDSVYTARKRLRKKISVPQGDDLKSFLWKISQNRL is encoded by the coding sequence ATGCAAGTACAAGTAAAACTCAATATGAAAGTATATTACTGTTTTGGAGATTATATTAACATAGCAAAAGCCCTCAGAGAAGCCGTATTTGTTATCACTCCATGGGGTGAAATACTTTATTGTAATTCGTATGGAATCCATATGTTTGGTTATGATAGTTTGGAGCATATTCGGAATTTTAGGGTAAAGGATCTCGTGCCAGATGAATTTGCAGTCTATTTTCCCAATGAAATCTCTGATGAACATCTAACTAATAATGAGTATTTAGATCGAGTAAATAAAAAGTTTGAAGGTACTGAGTTTGGGTCTTATGTGAAAACTATTAAAATTGTGATAGATAATACAATATATATAGAGACTCGAGTCAGGTACAGAGACGTGGTTGATGAGTCTAATTTAAGTAGAGATAAATTAGAACAACAGGTTCAACTACTTTCTTGTGAATTGAATGCTGAAAGAAATCGTTTGATAAGATTCGTTGGAAATAAAGAGATGAAGTATTGGGACCATATACTTGTACGTAAGCTTTTAAATTATGAACCAACCCTTTCTGAAAGTGAATGTAAATTAGCAAGTATGATTTACCACAACTTTAATAGTCACGAAATTGCTCAAAATCTAAATATTGCGACAGATTCTGTCTATACAGCAAGAAAGAGATTAAGAAAGAAAATTTCAGTTCCACAAGGAGATGATCTAAAATCATTTTTATGGAAGATTTCTCAAAATAGACTCTAA
- a CDS encoding DUF4835 family protein, translating into MIRKFLFCMILLFIGSFAGISQELRCSVSVSGSGIEGVNQEIFGQMQKQISEFINNTQWTTDKYRTEERIVCNITIQLTNQYSDDGFKGSIQVQSRRPVYGSSYESTMLNLKDNDFDIRFDPYKQIEFSQNSQGDNLSNILAYYAYIILGVDYDSFSNMGGQSYFEKAIEIVNRSQNSRERGWKSFESDYNRYWLVNNIMNSSYSDFRTLQYEYYRNGFDMLSSKLELGQQNIVESLKNLQNVNRVRSGLYIVRAFCDAHRNEIVSMLKGLGGSEKNVVYEIMMECDPSNSSSYEKAMESK; encoded by the coding sequence ATGATACGTAAATTTTTGTTCTGTATGATTCTTCTTTTTATAGGATCTTTTGCTGGTATATCTCAAGAGTTAAGATGTAGTGTCAGTGTTTCTGGTTCTGGAATAGAGGGGGTTAATCAAGAGATATTTGGGCAGATGCAGAAGCAGATTTCTGAATTTATCAATAATACCCAATGGACTACAGATAAGTATCGAACAGAAGAACGTATTGTTTGTAATATTACGATACAGTTGACTAATCAATATTCTGATGATGGTTTCAAGGGGTCTATTCAGGTGCAGTCACGTCGCCCCGTATATGGATCAAGTTATGAGTCAACTATGCTAAATCTTAAGGATAATGATTTTGACATTCGTTTTGATCCATACAAACAGATTGAGTTTTCTCAAAATAGTCAAGGAGATAATTTATCTAATATACTAGCATATTATGCTTATATCATCTTGGGTGTAGACTATGACTCTTTCTCTAATATGGGAGGACAGTCCTATTTCGAGAAAGCTATCGAAATTGTAAATAGATCACAAAATAGTAGAGAGAGGGGATGGAAGTCATTTGAGAGCGATTATAATCGATATTGGTTGGTAAATAATATAATGAACTCTTCTTATAGTGATTTTCGAACACTTCAATATGAGTATTATCGTAATGGGTTCGACATGCTTTCGTCAAAACTAGAGTTGGGACAACAGAATATTGTTGAGAGTCTAAAGAATCTTCAGAATGTAAATCGCGTTCGATCTGGTTTGTATATTGTGCGTGCTTTTTGTGATGCCCATCGTAATGAAATTGTATCTATGCTTAAAGGTCTTGGTGGATCAGAGAAGAACGTTGTATATGAAATAATGATGGAGTGTGATCCTTCCAATAGTAGTTCTTATGAAAAAGCGATGGAGTCGAAGTAG
- a CDS encoding DNA-directed RNA polymerase subunit omega, with product MVDYKKTKAAQSTVARDLELLGDKTGNIYESIAIVSKRANQVGAELKDELNQKLQEFASVTDNLEEVFENREQIEISKYYERLPKPSLIAYQEFLDDEVYYRNPAKENKEA from the coding sequence ATGGTAGATTACAAAAAGACTAAGGCTGCACAAAGTACGGTTGCAAGAGACTTAGAGTTATTGGGAGACAAAACTGGGAATATTTATGAAAGTATTGCTATTGTTTCAAAAAGAGCTAATCAAGTTGGTGCTGAGTTGAAAGACGAATTAAACCAAAAGCTTCAAGAGTTCGCATCTGTTACGGATAACCTAGAAGAGGTGTTTGAAAATCGTGAACAGATTGAGATCTCTAAATATTATGAAAGACTTCCTAAACCATCTTTGATTGCTTATCAAGAGTTCTTAGATGATGAAGTTTACTATCGCAACCCTGCAAAGGAGAATAAAGAAGCATAG
- the trkA gene encoding Trk system potassium transporter TrkA → MNIVIAGAGEVGSHLAKMLTFENHEIVVLDEDEEKLTMLASSLDLMTVEGSAISIRDLRESGAAQADLFIAVTPYEERNLIACQLAKDLGSKKTIARIDNQEYLFSHNKEKFVRMGIDELIYPEHLAAKEIVEYIKLTNTRQVLEFSSGQLILFGIKIRERGEFVGQTLEEMSKTLSDFRVVAISRYGETIIPTGSDQILLNDLVFFISEKNKVDEILKKAGKTKYEIKNIMILGGSRIGVKTALRLKDQFKVTIIEVDKKQSHKIASKLDDTMVINGDGRDLDLLKDEGIEKVDAFVAVTGNAETNILSCQMAKKMGVKRTVAEVENMDYLDFAENIGIGGVINKKRIAASYIYRFTMNTEVTHVKCLTASDAEVFEFVAKKNSKITKGPLKDIRLPEGVSVGGVIRSERGIIANGSTQVQQDDRVIIFCLPHSINKLSKLFK, encoded by the coding sequence ATGAATATTGTAATCGCAGGAGCTGGTGAAGTAGGAAGTCATCTTGCTAAAATGCTCACTTTCGAAAATCATGAAATTGTCGTTCTCGATGAAGATGAAGAAAAGCTAACTATGCTAGCATCCTCTTTAGACCTAATGACTGTAGAAGGCTCTGCCATTTCTATTAGAGACTTACGTGAAAGTGGTGCTGCTCAAGCAGATCTTTTTATTGCTGTAACCCCGTACGAGGAGAGAAATCTCATTGCGTGTCAACTAGCGAAAGATCTTGGATCAAAGAAAACAATTGCAAGAATTGACAACCAAGAATACCTTTTCTCTCACAACAAAGAGAAGTTTGTTCGAATGGGGATCGATGAACTTATCTATCCAGAACACCTTGCTGCCAAAGAAATTGTAGAATATATTAAACTGACAAATACAAGACAGGTTCTTGAGTTTTCATCAGGACAACTTATTCTTTTTGGTATTAAAATACGTGAACGTGGAGAGTTTGTTGGGCAAACTTTAGAAGAGATGTCTAAGACACTCTCAGACTTTAGAGTGGTTGCGATCAGCAGATATGGAGAAACAATAATTCCTACAGGATCAGATCAAATTCTTCTTAACGACCTTGTTTTCTTTATCTCAGAGAAAAACAAAGTAGATGAAATACTTAAAAAGGCAGGGAAGACGAAGTATGAAATCAAGAATATAATGATACTTGGAGGAAGCCGAATCGGGGTTAAAACAGCACTACGATTGAAAGATCAATTCAAAGTAACCATTATTGAAGTGGACAAAAAACAGAGTCATAAAATTGCGTCGAAACTTGATGATACAATGGTAATCAATGGAGATGGTAGAGACTTAGATCTTTTAAAAGATGAAGGAATTGAAAAAGTAGATGCTTTCGTTGCAGTTACTGGAAATGCCGAAACAAATATTCTATCTTGTCAAATGGCAAAAAAGATGGGTGTCAAACGTACGGTAGCAGAAGTCGAGAATATGGATTATCTTGATTTTGCTGAAAACATTGGTATCGGAGGGGTAATCAATAAAAAACGTATTGCTGCAAGTTATATCTATCGTTTTACAATGAATACAGAAGTAACACATGTCAAATGTCTTACTGCATCAGATGCTGAAGTTTTTGAATTTGTTGCCAAAAAGAACTCTAAGATCACCAAAGGACCTCTAAAGGATATTCGACTTCCAGAGGGGGTTAGTGTCGGTGGAGTAATTCGAAGTGAAAGAGGTATTATCGCAAATGGATCGACTCAAGTACAACAGGACGATCGAGTTATCATATTTTGTCTTCCTCACTCAATAAATAAGTTAAGTAAACTTTTCAAGTAA